The Juglans microcarpa x Juglans regia isolate MS1-56 chromosome 2S, Jm3101_v1.0, whole genome shotgun sequence genome has a window encoding:
- the LOC121253458 gene encoding uncharacterized protein LOC121253458 yields the protein MTQGRIPRNPEGGINQENLNPPMDGGLAEAVRLLADVLRQQQHEEPLKAEKWIMDLERTYEICGCTEDQKVLYAGYLFQGEAGIWWDTRRQLLVRELGSLATLSWERFKEEFDNRFFPDSAKQLKAQEFASLTQGNLTVEQYATKFMALGRFAPHLIATQRMQAQKFQAGLQPRIRSQVACLRIENYQELVNVAAIAEAEQRGLAIQINSE from the exons ATGACTCAAGGTAGAATACCTCGGAACCCAGAAGGAGGCATCAATCAAGAGAATCTGAATCCCCCAATGGATGGAGGATTAGCTGAAGCTGTACGTCTGCTGGCCGACGTGCTTAGACAACAACAACA TGAAGAGCCATTGAAAGCCGAGAAATGGATTATGGATCTCGAAAGGACATATGAGATCTGTGGTTGTACTGAGGACCAGAAGGTTCTATATGCTGGATACCTATTCcaaggagaagctggaataTGGTGGGATACACGGAGGCAGCTCCTAGTTAGGGAACTAGGAAGTCTCGCTACACTGtcatgggagagatttaaggaagaGTTCGACAACAGATTCTTCCCGGATTCTGCCAAACAGCTGAAGGCGCAGGAGTTCGCGAGTTTAACTCAAGGCAATCTGACCGTAGAACAATATGCTACTAAGTTCATGGCATTAGGAAGGTTTGCACCACACTTGATTGCTACTCAAAGGATGCAGGCACAGAAGTTTCAAGCAGGACTTCAACCAAGGATCCGTAGTCAAGTAGCTTGCCTAAGAATAGAGAATTACCAAGAGTTGGTAAATGTGGCCGCGATAGCAGAGGCTGAGCAGAGAGGTCTAGCAATCCAGATCAATTCCGAATGA